Genomic segment of Acinetobacter larvae:
TGTACGGTACTCTTGCAACAACAACGTGTGATCGGTTTTTGTATTTTACAAACCGTATTGGATGAAGCCAATTTACTGCTCATGGCGATTGATCCTGCTTTTCAGGGGCAAGGTTATGGACAACAATTACTCACGCAAGCCTTGGATGCCCTTCCCAATCACCCGATACAAGTATTTTTAGAAGTTCGTGAAAGCAACCAAGCAGCCATCCATTTTTATCAAAAACTAGATTTTCATCAAATCGATTTGCGTAAAAATTATTATCCCTTGGCACAGGGAGGGCGTGAGCATGCCATTATTATGGTCAAAAGCTGCTGTGATGATTTTCATCAATTGTTTAAACCATGAGATCAATTTGAGCAAAAATTAACAAGAAACAGCAAGTCAATTTCAAGCGCTAAAGGGCAAGTACATCACTGTAGTTGCCCTTTAGTGTAATCACGATTGAATCAAATTATTTAATAATGCTGTTATTCCACTCTGCTGGCAGCGTTGTCATCAGCATACTGCCCAAATTTTTGACTTCCTCTGCACTGAGGTTACGGTTGATTCTCCGCCACTGACCATCCAAGAGTAATTCAATCGGATGATAATCGGTCTTATAATTCATTTTTTTAGAATGAGGTACCCAATAACCAAGATACACATAATCGAGATTCTGCTGTTTTACATATTCAATTTGCTGTAATACCGCATAAACCCCAAGAGAACGATGGTTTTCATCTGGATCAAAGAAGGTATATACCGCAGAAACACCGTCATCTAACACATCACAGGTTGACACAGCCAATAAACGATCTTCTAACCAAAACTCTAAGAAGAAACTGTCTGTACAACTATGAATCAGAAATTTTTCAAACTGATCATAACTCGGTGGGTACATATCTCCGTCAGCATGGCGTTCACAAATATAACGGTGATATAACTGATAATGTTGTTGAGTCGCCGCCTGCGTACTGACATGGCGTATGGTCAAATCACGATTACGCTTCCAAGCTTTCTTTTGTCGACTATTCATTTGAAAATCGTTGACAGGTACTCGACAAGATAAGCATTGGCGACATAAATGGCATTCTGGGCGATAGACAAAATCACCACTACGGCGAAAACCGAGTCTCGACAGTTCAGACAAAGTCAGAACATTAATACGGTGTGCTGGATCTAAAAATACCATCCGCGATGATTTATTGTTTAAATAACTACAATCATGGGGTGGCGTAATATAATACTGTAAATCATTTAACAGAGACTTGGGGTAATAAGAGTTCATAATAACAGCCCCTTAAGTTCATCATTTTAATAATTGCCGCGCAGTGGCAAGTTCATATGTTGAAAATACACGTTCTTGATATTTTTTCCAATCAATAGCAGGGCGTTTAATTACACCTTGTAACGATTTTAAATATGATTGGCGAGAAATTGTACAAGCACCCAAGCGGATTAAATGATCATTTACCAATTGACAGTCAATCCAGGGTAACTGATTTTCTTGCCCGAGGAGCATTAAAGCATAAAAAGCCATCTTAGAGACATCGGTTGCACGACTAAACATCGACTCGCCAAAACAACCGGCACCAATATTTACACCGTATAAACCACCGATGAGAGCATCATTTTTATCCCAAACTTCAATACTATAGGCATGACCTGCATCAAATAAACCACAATAGCCACGAATAATTTCATCAGAGATCCAGGTCTCCTCACTATACTGACGCGGTGCAGCACATGCAGTAATGACCTGATCAAAAGCATGATTAATCGTTAAACGATAATCGTGCTTTTTCATGCTACGGATCAAAGTTTTGCTTGGTCGGAATTGTTCAGGATAAATAATGCAACGCGGTTCAGGACACCACCAACAAATGGGTTCTCCTTCAGAAAACCATGGAAAAAGCCCATGACTATACGCGTCATATAAAGTTGCTGGCGCAAGATCTGCACCAATGCAAATTAACCCTTGTTGTTCAGGGTCTGCTTGAATGGGATCAGGAAATTGATATTGTGAGGCGAATAGCATAAATCTTCAGCACAACAGGACTGAACATGATCATAGCGCATTTTTATCGTGTCGGCAGTGCTTTGCTGAAAATATATTCAGCCTATTATCTCTTGCCTATATTTTAAAATAATAAATAAGCGCCCTGACAGAGCAGAGCGCTTATTTATGATATGGAATCTTAATTAAACACAACCCAGAAAAACAATTTATTGAGCTGAATTATTGTTTTTCGTAGATACTGATTTCCACACGGCGGTTTAGCTCTTTGCCTTGTGCTGTTGTGTTATCTGCGATTGGGTTGGCTGCACCATGACCTTGCGCATTAATACGGTTACTTGGCACACCTTGAGCAGACAAATAACTGGCTACAGATTGCGCACGTGCTTGAGACAATGGAATATTGATGGTGTCATTACCGCTACTATCGGTATAACCCGTCACAAGAATCACGCTCTTATTATCTTCAGCGAGAGTTTGTGCTACTTTATTCAAAGTATTATAGAAGTTTGGTTTGATATTAGATTTGTTAGTATCAAATGTAATACTACCCGGCATAACCAAGTTTACAGAACCATCTGGATTACGGCTAACATCTACACCAGTACCCTGCATTTGATCACGCAATTTTTTCTCTTTGTTATCTAAATATAGACCCGCACCAGCACCTAAAATTGCCCCAATTGCTGCTGCACGGTTATTTTGAGATGCTTTGTTCGCATTCGCACGAGATAAACCATATCCCGCTAAAGCACCAATACCGGCACCAATCGCTGTTTTATCATATTCACGTACACCACCAGAACCGTTGTCCATAGACTGACATCCTGAAAGCGCTAGTGCCCCAATAGCTGTTGTAATGATCAATGCACGCATGACATGCCTCCAAATTGAGTTATGTTTAATAAGATAGCAGAATGCGAAAAAAAACGCCGCACTGCCATGTATTTTTTGTTACAAATGCTCGAGGCAATTACATTTTGTAATAATCGTAGTCAAAAGTAACACCTTGAATCTACACAATTGTAGCATATATCGTATTTCAGCATTTCATCTGTGAGCAAGTCCGATTATCATAGATTCATCTTGCAGCTATTAAATTTGTATTTGGAATAACAATATGCCCTTATCGCAGCAAAAAAAGCCCTTTTTAAAAAAGATTAGTAAAGGTCTGACCGTCAGCTCGGTTATTACTGGCAGCACATTTTTGCATGGTCCACCGGTATTAGCATTAGGGCTTACCAAACTATTTAAAAAGTCCAGCAAAGTTGATGAAACCAATATTCAGATTACCAACAGTTGGTTGAGTGTCAATAATTGGCTGATTGACCATGTGTTACCAGAAACCCAATGGAATATCGAGGTCGATCCTGCTTTGGACTTAAACCTGCAAGGTCGTTATTTAATGACTTGCAATCATCAAAGCTGGGTAGATACCACGGTTAATCAATACTTTGGCTTAACACGCATGCCACTTACCCGTTTCTTTACCAAATGGGAGCTTATTTTTATTCCATTTGTTGGCCAAGCTTTTAAAATTTTAGGCTTTCCCATGATGAAACGCCATAATAAACAGCAGCTTGCAAAAAATCCCGCGTTAAAATATCGTGATTTAGAAGAAGCGCGCCGTGCTTGTGAGCAACTGCTAAGCCAGCCCTTCACTCTATTAAACTATTTAGAAGGAACGCGCTTTACCGCGCAAAAACATCACCAACAAAAGTCACCCTATCACCACTTACTCAAGCCCAAAGCGGGTGGTTTAGCTTTAGCACTCAATATACTGGGTAAAAAAATTGATGCGCTGGTTGATATGACCATCGTCTATCCAGATGGTGCACCCGGTTATGGTGAGTTTTGGCTTGGTGAAGTACCACGCATTGCGGTGCATTTAAGAAAAATTGAGCTACCGAATTGGGTGCTTGAGGGCGACTATCAAGATGATGCTGACTACCGTGAACGCTTTCAGCATTGGGTTGATCAAATCTGGCAAGAAAAAGATCAAATTATTGATACGATTACTCAGCGTTATGTACAAGAACAAGCCTTATAAAACATGTGTTTGCAGCGGACTATTGCCGCTGCTACCCTTTTGCTCATTGTCATGAATATGATTCTAAACTGGGTCCTTCCATAAACAGCGTGTTGAACAACTTATGTCAAAAACAATAACTCATAAATTATTTCAGACCGAGCCTGGCAGCTTATTTTGGCGCCTGAACTTAGCTTACGATATTTTTATGTTAGGCATCATTGTCATCAATCTATGTTGCCTCTTTGGCAATGCATTTATGATGAGTCATTTTGCCAGTTGGTTTTTTGATAAATTACATCTTATAGCATGGGTCGAGTTCTATAGAGAAAGCCTCAATCCATGGGTACTCAAAACCGAAGGCTGGTTTATCAGTTTCTTATTGATTGAATTTGCTGTGCGCTGGGGAATTGCTATTGCCGGTCGCCATCATGAACGCTGGTTCTTTTTTCCATTCATTCATTGGTATGAAGTCTTGGCTATTATTCCTGTACTACGTTTTTTACGTCTATTACGTGCCGGAATCATTGCCTATCGTTTACATCAGATTGGCTACCAAGTCATACCAACCAGCATTTTAAAAAAACTGGTGTTTTATTATGAGTTAGTGATGGAAGAACTGTCCGACCGTGTGGTCGTTACTGTCATCAATGGTATTCAACAACAATTGGCGGGCTCCAATAGTCATCGAGAGATCATCCATCAGTTGGTGGCGCATCATCAACACATGCTGTCACAGACCTTAGCTGAATTATTACAAGAAAATTTAGCCGTTGCGCTCGAACAGCAGCAACAACACGTAGCCCAACATGTTGGGCAAGTTGTTAATCAAGCAATTGTGGATACGCCGGAGTTACATCAGTTACTACGTTTGATGCCTTTTCTAGGTGGACGTTTAGAATCACAACTTCAGCAAATCGGACAACGACTGGGCGAAAATATTAGCCATGGCTTAATGCAACCCTTCATCACCGGCACACCAGAATCCCCCAATCTTAGCTACCAGTATATTGCCGAAACAATCAGTCATCTGGATATCAAAAACCAATCTTTGGAGCGCTTGGTTGCATCTGCGGTAAGTGAAAGTTTAGAAGCCATTAAGCAACAGGTGCAGATAAAACAGTGGAAAGTAAAATTGACAACAGATTCAGCAGTCAAAGAATAGACAATCTATTGAAAATAATTGTATCTTGGCTAGAGAATTCAATCAATTTGCTCTAGCATTTGCGTTAATTTATCTTTTTTCAATTCAGTATCACATTACACATGATACTGCAAAGGAACAACTATGGCTGACCTGCGGATCACTGGCAGAATGGTTAATTTTAGCCGATTAACCTTAGATACAAATGACCATGATGCCATCCGTGCACAATTGACTAAAACTTTACAGCAATCGGCATCTCAAGGTGCATTGGTAGTACTCGATAGTACTGTTGAACAAGAGCTTATCGCACTCATTCAGCTGTTGATTGATCTTGACTTACAGCCCATGGCCGTAATTGATGGAATACTGGCAGAACAAGCGCGCGCTATTCAATTTCCAGTCATTCCAGCCGATCGTTCATTACAACGTATTCGTGCGACGAAAGAACAGGTACAATATACCAATAACGATCACGAGAAAAATCAAGATCGTGAAAATACAAATGTTGTAGATCAACCTACCGTTTCGCAACATGTCACGTCTTACCATAATGAAATTTTACGTACTGGGCAATGTCTGGTACAAGAGCATGGCGATATTATTGTCAATGCAAGTATGAATAGTGGCTCAGAAGTTATCGCTTCGGGTAATATTCATGTTTACGGTAGTGTTCGTGGACGCATTATCGCGGGCGTTGGTGGCAATACAGCAGCTAAAATATTTTGTCATTCATTAGAAGCTGAGCTGGTATCGATTGCAGGAACTTATTGTGTCGCTGATGACATACCGCAACACGTTATCAAAAAAGCTGTATACATTTTTTTGAATGAACAACAAGAACTTGAATTTGAAGTTCTGCAATTTTAAAGTATAAATTAAACACCAAAACAAACCCGTTTGACGGGATATGACCATAACAGGAGTGGATTCGGTGGCCAAAATTGTTGTCGTTACATCAGGCAAAGGTGGTGTAGGTAAAACTACTACAAGTGCATCTTTTGCAACAGGTTTAGCCCTTCGTGGTCATAAAACTGTTGTGATAGACTTTGACGTAGGTTTACGTAACTTAGATTTAATCATGGGATGCGAGCGTCGCGTAGTATATGACTTTGTCAATGTATTGAACAACGAAGCACGTTTACAGCAAGCACTTATCCGCGATAAAGACATTGAAAACCTCTATATCCTACCAGCCTCACAAACACGTGATAAAGATGCCTTAACAGATGAAGGTGTAGCCCGTGTGATGGATGAACTTTCTCAAGAATTTGATTACATCATCTGTGACTCTCCGGCAGGGATTGAGCGCGGTGCAATTTTAGCGATGTATCATGCAGATGAAGCAATCATTGTAACCAATCCTGAGATTTCTTCAGTACGAGATTCCGACCGCATCATTGGAATGCTAGACAGTAAAACTAAAAAAGTTGAACAAAACGAAGGGCGCGTACGTAAACATTTATGTATCACTCGCTTTAATCCAGAACGCGCAGATAAACAAGAAATGTTAACCGTAGACGATATTTCTAAAGATATTTTACGTGTTCCTACTTTAGGTGTAATCCCTGAATGCCCAAGCGTCTTACAAGCGTCTAATGAGGGTAAACCAGTTATCCTTTATGAAAATGCTAGCGCGGGTCAGGCTTATGACGACCTTGTTGCACGTTTCTTAGGTGAAGAGCGCCCTTACCGTCACATTGCTATTAAACCGAAAGGGTGGTTAGCACGATTATTTGGAGCGTAAACATGGCTGGATTCTGGAGTAGACTATTTAGTAGCGATGAGAAACCTTCAAGCGCACAAACCGCTAAAGACCGACTCAAAGTTATCGTTGCTTCTGAACAAGGTTTAGGAAAACGTTTAAGTCAAGATAAAATTGATCAAATGAAAAAAGAGATCATGCAGGTGGTCAATCGCTATGTCCGTGGTGTCGATGAACAGCATATCCAAATGCAAGTTCGCTCTGAAGCAAATATTGAAATGCTTGAGATGAATATCAATTTACCTGAAGAGCATTAATTTTTTAATTGATTGTTCTCTAGAAACATTTCAGGGCAAAATAACCACGGTGTTATTTTGCCCTGTGTTGATGATATACCCGATAAAGAGAATCAAGGAGATGCTGTTATGGCATTATCACAGCCAGCAACGTTCAATGAAGAATGGTCAGATGAGCGTGTTTTTGCCTATTTAGATCAACTTCCACCGGAAGGGGTTGATGCTGATTTTCATGTATTACATCATGCTTTTAAGCATATGCGTCCATTTGATTTTAAACGCTTATTACAACGCTTTATTGCCGATGGTAGAAACCTTCAAGCACGTAATCCGCAAGGACAACGCATTCATGAAGTCATCGCCGCCAATAGCAAACATAGTGAAGAATTTTTAAAAATTCTAGCCGAGTTTGCATAATCAGCTTTGAATAATATGTATTGAAACACTCCTACAACATCTAATAAGCACTAGTCGTTGTAGGATTTGCTTAAGCCATCATGGGTGTACAAAGTTCAATTAAGAAACCATTGATGTCTTCGACATAAGCAATAGATTGCCCCCATGGCATTTTTTCAATGCCTTGTATTTCTTTAGCGCCAGCTTGTTTGGCACGTTGTAAATCTTCCTCTAAACTATCTGTCACAAAAATAAGTTCAAAAGTTGGGTTTTGCGCATTCGCACGATGTGGTGTTTTACCTAAAGAACGAATCAGTTCAAAAGAACTAAAAGCCAATGTGGTATAACCACTTTCTAACTCAGCATAATCACCTTGTTCATATTGAAATTTTAAATCGAAGTGAAAAGCACTCCGATAAAATTGCACCGTTTTACTGACGTCTTCAACGTACAGAATATTATATGCAAACTTCATTGTTATAATCTCTCTAGCCGTTATTTAGAAAAAAATTAAAAACATTTTTAAGTCTATGCAAAGCGATCGCACTGCTTAACACGGTATCCATGCCCAGCTACCGTGAAATGATTTAAAATTTGTTTTTAATTTAAAGCGTTATTTTTGTTTACACTGATCATCAATGTAAAAATCTCTTGTTTTACCAGCAACCGACTCTATCGATATAAAGCATTGTCTCTTAAACTTTATATGATCAAATCTTTGGTAACGCAATGTTGTTATATATTCTGCTCTAATACAAGAATAGTTTTTTAACCATTCGATACATCTAAAAGTCTATTTTTAAAGTAATCAAAAAAATAATCTTTAAAATTCAAATTATTAAAAATTAATCCAATTTTAAAACCTAAAAAACAGCTCAATATAAAATCACAGGACAACTACAAATCAATAGCAATTCACCCTGTATTCAAACCTTTAAATTAATTCATTTTTGTGATCTAGTTTGCAATTTTATGGCTTTCACAGCTATTTCCTGTAGCATTCAACATCATATTGCCATGATCAAAGTGATATGGACCTAACATAAAATAGCTGTTACCAAGAACAGCTATTTTTAAGATCCATAATATGACTAATAGTTTCACAATAAGCGATCGATGCTTCGATCAAACCAAGATCTCACGCTTGCCATTCGCCCCCATACTACTCACGATGCCATGTTCTTCCATCTGGTCAATAATTCGTGCTGCACGGTTATAACCTAGACTAAATTTACGTTGCAAAGATGAGGTAGAAGCCTTACGCGTTTCCAAGACAAAAGCCACACACTGATCATAGAGTGCGTCGCGATCTGGGCTACCATCGCCATCATCTACGCTACGACTACTGCTTTCTTCATCATAAGGTGTAAGGATTTCATCAATATAATCTGGATCACCACGCTCGCGCCATGCATCACAGATACGGTTCACTTCATCATCCGAAATAAAAGCCCCATGTACACGTTCAGGCTCAATTTTCCCCGGTCCTAAAAACAACATATCACCATGCCCCAATAAATCTTCAGCCCCCCCTGCATCTAAGATGGTGCGAGAATCGATCTTACTGTTTACCCGTAAAGCAACTCGGGTCGGAATATTGGCTTTAATTAATCCAGTGATTACATCAACCGATGGTCGCTGTGTTGCCAAAAGCAAATGAATCCCTGCTGCACGTGATTTTTGCGCCAAACGCGTAATCATTTCTTCAGCTTTTTTACCCACCTGCATAATCATGTCGGCAAACTCATCTGCCACAATCACAATCATCGGTAATTGACCTAAACGCGGCGCACGATCTTGTGTTGCTGAATCACTCGGTTTCCATGTTGGATCAATCAGATCTTCGCCATTGGCAATGGCTTCTTCTACCTTACGGTTATAGTCGCTAATCTTCCGAATTTTAAGGAATGACATCAACTTATAACGACGTTCCATTTCATTAACACACCAATTCAAGGCATTGACGGCATCTTTCATATCCGTCACAACTGGCGTGAGTAAATGCGGAATATCATTGTAGTTGGCGAGCTCAAGCTGTTTAGGGTCGATAAGAATCAGACGTAATTGATCTGGTCGATATTTGAGTAACATCGATAAAATCATAGCATTCACTGCAACAGATTTACCCGACCCGGTTGTCCCTGCAACCAACATATGTGGCGCCTTAGCAAGATCGGTTAGCACAGGATTACCCGAAATATCTTTACCCATTGCCATAGAGATCAAAGCGCTAGGGTCACGATAAAATGGCGTTTCCAACAGTTCAATTAAGCGTACCATCTCACGTGCGCTATTAGGTACTTCAATACCGATGTACGGTTTACCTGGAATAACCTCAACCACACGCACAGAAGCCATCGACATTGAACGCGCTAAATCACGGGAAATATTGGTTACTTTAGATGCCTTTACACCGGGTGCTAAATCGAGCTCAAAACGTGTCACCACAGGACCTGGGTGTGCTTCAATGACTTTGGCTTTGACATTAAATTCTTGCAGTTTAATTTCCAGTAATTCGGATAAACGCGCCAATTGCTCAGCACTAAAATTGACTTTTTTATTGGGATCAACTTTATCTAAAATATCCAAGCCCGGTAAAGTTGGCAATGTACGGCGTTTTTCTGCAACTTGCATCGCACGTGACATCGGTCGCCCTAAAGCATCAGTCAAGGGGGCATCAAAATCAAAGTCTATATCATCGCCTTCTTCGACCGATGCAACACCTGCCGTTTCTTGCCAAGCTTCCCGAAAAGCATCTTTATCGCTGGCAATCAAGCGTTTTTCTTCTTCTGAAATACCCGCATTCAATGTGGTTTGCATAGCAGCACGAACCAAAGGGGTTGATTGTGCATAAGATGAGGTCTGTTTCATAGTATCTTGCGATACGGCGGCTTGATCAGCCAATTTAGCCAGATTATCGAGTTCTGTTGCCAACTGGACAGTCATATCAACACTGCTGGTTTGCTGTGCAGCATTGAGGGGCTGTGTATCATGATGACGCGGCAGATCGCCCGCGGCTGGTGGTACTGCAGCCAAAAGCTCATCAAAAACCTTGTCATCATTCCAATCCAAGTGATCTGCTGTCTGATTGTTAGGTTGCACGATCACCTGTTGGGCTGCGCTAGACTGTGCAGTATAACCATGCGTCGTATTTGTTTGCGTATTGGATGTACCAAGAGGTTCTTCTTGTGCGGCCCGCAATAAGGCATCGATCTCTTGCTTGTGATCATTTTGTTGTTGCAAGGCTTTCCACACTTCGCCACTGGCAATATTTTGCTGAGTTTCTTGGGTCAAACGATGTGCTTTGGCAA
This window contains:
- the minE gene encoding cell division topological specificity factor MinE, with the translated sequence MAGFWSRLFSSDEKPSSAQTAKDRLKVIVASEQGLGKRLSQDKIDQMKKEIMQVVNRYVRGVDEQHIQMQVRSEANIEMLEMNINLPEEH
- a CDS encoding DNA translocase FtsK: MTAVSSVYAQRFLVTIFLVSFGMYLFLATVTYTPFDPGWMHISSDTQQVSNASGVAGAWIADLLFGFLGWGSLLLPIFLFIEAVQVWWPRSALTRPFRYAAQFFILLTSAALLYLLWQVPADTLDNASGGIIGYELGSSLAQLLTVYGAVIFLAILWFVLLTLAFGIQWNRSWATLKATPAYLQELFYRNIPESESAYDLTEAKSTAKTTRSNPQQTVPAETVPAAQALVEPSTVDEQTVAQDVPNAAQQHLHAAQAQQLFADMQAQEDAGNAAEHIAAEPGAVSDDAFEQTIAKAHRLTQETQQNIASGEVWKALQQQNDHKQEIDALLRAAQEEPLGTSNTQTNTTHGYTAQSSAAQQVIVQPNNQTADHLDWNDDKVFDELLAAVPPAAGDLPRHHDTQPLNAAQQTSSVDMTVQLATELDNLAKLADQAAVSQDTMKQTSSYAQSTPLVRAAMQTTLNAGISEEEKRLIASDKDAFREAWQETAGVASVEEGDDIDFDFDAPLTDALGRPMSRAMQVAEKRRTLPTLPGLDILDKVDPNKKVNFSAEQLARLSELLEIKLQEFNVKAKVIEAHPGPVVTRFELDLAPGVKASKVTNISRDLARSMSMASVRVVEVIPGKPYIGIEVPNSAREMVRLIELLETPFYRDPSALISMAMGKDISGNPVLTDLAKAPHMLVAGTTGSGKSVAVNAMILSMLLKYRPDQLRLILIDPKQLELANYNDIPHLLTPVVTDMKDAVNALNWCVNEMERRYKLMSFLKIRKISDYNRKVEEAIANGEDLIDPTWKPSDSATQDRAPRLGQLPMIVIVADEFADMIMQVGKKAEEMITRLAQKSRAAGIHLLLATQRPSVDVITGLIKANIPTRVALRVNSKIDSRTILDAGGAEDLLGHGDMLFLGPGKIEPERVHGAFISDDEVNRICDAWRERGDPDYIDEILTPYDEESSSRSVDDGDGSPDRDALYDQCVAFVLETRKASTSSLQRKFSLGYNRAARIIDQMEEHGIVSSMGANGKREILV
- the minD gene encoding septum site-determining protein MinD, with translation MAKIVVVTSGKGGVGKTTTSASFATGLALRGHKTVVIDFDVGLRNLDLIMGCERRVVYDFVNVLNNEARLQQALIRDKDIENLYILPASQTRDKDALTDEGVARVMDELSQEFDYIICDSPAGIERGAILAMYHADEAIIVTNPEISSVRDSDRIIGMLDSKTKKVEQNEGRVRKHLCITRFNPERADKQEMLTVDDISKDILRVPTLGVIPECPSVLQASNEGKPVILYENASAGQAYDDLVARFLGEERPYRHIAIKPKGWLARLFGA
- the aat gene encoding leucyl/phenylalanyl-tRNA--protein transferase, with the protein product MLFASQYQFPDPIQADPEQQGLICIGADLAPATLYDAYSHGLFPWFSEGEPICWWCPEPRCIIYPEQFRPSKTLIRSMKKHDYRLTINHAFDQVITACAAPRQYSEETWISDEIIRGYCGLFDAGHAYSIEVWDKNDALIGGLYGVNIGAGCFGESMFSRATDVSKMAFYALMLLGQENQLPWIDCQLVNDHLIRLGACTISRQSYLKSLQGVIKRPAIDWKKYQERVFSTYELATARQLLK
- a CDS encoding arginyltransferase: MNSYYPKSLLNDLQYYITPPHDCSYLNNKSSRMVFLDPAHRINVLTLSELSRLGFRRSGDFVYRPECHLCRQCLSCRVPVNDFQMNSRQKKAWKRNRDLTIRHVSTQAATQQHYQLYHRYICERHADGDMYPPSYDQFEKFLIHSCTDSFFLEFWLEDRLLAVSTCDVLDDGVSAVYTFFDPDENHRSLGVYAVLQQIEYVKQQNLDYVYLGYWVPHSKKMNYKTDYHPIELLLDGQWRRINRNLSAEEVKNLGSMLMTTLPAEWNNSIIK
- a CDS encoding OmpA family protein, with product MRALIITTAIGALALSGCQSMDNGSGGVREYDKTAIGAGIGALAGYGLSRANANKASQNNRAAAIGAILGAGAGLYLDNKEKKLRDQMQGTGVDVSRNPDGSVNLVMPGSITFDTNKSNIKPNFYNTLNKVAQTLAEDNKSVILVTGYTDSSGNDTINIPLSQARAQSVASYLSAQGVPSNRINAQGHGAANPIADNTTAQGKELNRRVEISIYEKQ
- a CDS encoding acyltransferase, yielding MPLSQQKKPFLKKISKGLTVSSVITGSTFLHGPPVLALGLTKLFKKSSKVDETNIQITNSWLSVNNWLIDHVLPETQWNIEVDPALDLNLQGRYLMTCNHQSWVDTTVNQYFGLTRMPLTRFFTKWELIFIPFVGQAFKILGFPMMKRHNKQQLAKNPALKYRDLEEARRACEQLLSQPFTLLNYLEGTRFTAQKHHQQKSPYHHLLKPKAGGLALALNILGKKIDALVDMTIVYPDGAPGYGEFWLGEVPRIAVHLRKIELPNWVLEGDYQDDADYRERFQHWVDQIWQEKDQIIDTITQRYVQEQAL
- a CDS encoding PA4642 family protein, with amino-acid sequence MALSQPATFNEEWSDERVFAYLDQLPPEGVDADFHVLHHAFKHMRPFDFKRLLQRFIADGRNLQARNPQGQRIHEVIAANSKHSEEFLKILAEFA
- the rimI gene encoding ribosomal protein S18-alanine N-acetyltransferase, which translates into the protein MFRAMLAEDLNAVHQIEQQVQTHPWSLKQFQQSLESDQCTVLLQQQRVIGFCILQTVLDEANLLLMAIDPAFQGQGYGQQLLTQALDALPNHPIQVFLEVRESNQAAIHFYQKLDFHQIDLRKNYYPLAQGGREHAIIMVKSCCDDFHQLFKP
- the minC gene encoding septum site-determining protein MinC: MVNFSRLTLDTNDHDAIRAQLTKTLQQSASQGALVVLDSTVEQELIALIQLLIDLDLQPMAVIDGILAEQARAIQFPVIPADRSLQRIRATKEQVQYTNNDHEKNQDRENTNVVDQPTVSQHVTSYHNEILRTGQCLVQEHGDIIVNASMNSGSEVIASGNIHVYGSVRGRIIAGVGGNTAAKIFCHSLEAELVSIAGTYCVADDIPQHVIKKAVYIFLNEQQELEFEVLQF
- a CDS encoding VOC family protein, encoding MKFAYNILYVEDVSKTVQFYRSAFHFDLKFQYEQGDYAELESGYTTLAFSSFELIRSLGKTPHRANAQNPTFELIFVTDSLEEDLQRAKQAGAKEIQGIEKMPWGQSIAYVEDINGFLIELCTPMMA